The proteins below are encoded in one region of Aspergillus nidulans FGSC A4 chromosome III:
- a CDS encoding emp24/gp25L/p24 family protein (transcript_id=CADANIAT00006005), producing MAASKRSSWLSSTLAVYAILCFSIPANALYFYVDGRQTRCFYEELPKDTLVVGTYSSEVIDQTSGTGTYAVDPSLKMLITVDEVFDNDHRVVNKRDSHAGRFTFSAADPGNHKICLTPETNAATGGWLSGAPAGAVRVTLDMAIGETSKIESEDKGKISDLVQRVKDLNSRLQDIRREQVFQREREAEFRDQSEAINSRVVRWTLMQLAVLSVTCAWQLSHLRSFFIKQKLT from the exons ATGGCTGCCTCAAAACGGTCTTCCTGGCTCTCCTCCACTCTTGCAGTTTATGCaattctctgcttctccatCCCAGCAAACGCCCTCTACTTTTACGTGGATGGCCGTCAAACAAGATGCTTCTATGAGGAGCTTCCCAAGGACACCCTCGTCGTCG GAACTTACTCCAGCGAGGTCATTGACCAGACGTCCGGCACAGGCACATACGCCGTCGACCCGTCGCTGAAGATGCTCATCACCGTAGACGAAGTCTTCGACAACGATCACCGCGTGGTTAACAAGCGTGACTCTCATGCTGGCCGATTTACCTTTTCAGCTGCCGACCCCGGAAACCACAAGATTTGCCTTACGCCGGAGACAAATGCCGCTACGGGCGGGTGGCTGTCCGGTGctcctgctggtgctgttcGAGTGACGCTTGACATGGCAATCGGTGAGACGAGCAAGATCGAGAGCGAGGATAAGGGCAAGATTTCGGATCTGGTACAGCGGGTGAAGGATCTAAACAGCCGGTTGCAGGATATCAGGCGAGAGCAGGTGTTCCAAAGA GAACGCGAAGCCGAGTTCCGTGACCAGTCTGAAGCGATCAACTCGCGTGTTGTCCGCTGGACTCTAATGCAGCTTGCCGTGCTATCCGTCACATGTGCTTGGCAATTATCCCACCTTCggtccttcttcatcaagcAGAAGCTGACCTAG